The Hymenobacter sp. DG01 sequence TCTGCCATCAGGTGTATGAGCCGGAGCCGGGATTCTACTGGGGAGCTATGTACATCAGCTTTGGCTTTTCGACGGCTATTATGCTGGTAGTGGGTTTCGCGGTGTATTACCTGCTGGGCGACCCGGATACCTGGGTGTACATTACAGCCGTAGCCGTGGTAGCATTGTTGCTGACTCCCTTGAGCTTACGGTACTCGCGTACCCTCATGTTGTATCTGTTTGGTGGGGTGCATTATGATGCCCGCTACGCTACCGGCCGCCGTTAACCAAGCGCCTGGGGCCAACAGTTAGGAAATGCCGCCATTGGGCGGCATTTTTGTTTGGTACCAAGCTTGCTCTGAACCGCTTTTACCATTCTCCTGACTTTTGAAATTCCTTCGTTTTCCCCCGGTCTGG is a genomic window containing:
- a CDS encoding DUF983 domain-containing protein; the protein is MANTSSSLVGILQQRCPRCHQGPLFTHSALNLAHFTEMPTACPVCHQVYEPEPGFYWGAMYISFGFSTAIMLVVGFAVYYLLGDPDTWVYITAVAVVALLLTPLSLRYSRTLMLYLFGGVHYDARYATGRR